aaatgatttttacaGCATCTATTAAGATAGGGCTTTCTTTATTAATGTAgatttctatttttgaaatagTCTATAAGTTCTAAAATAAACCTTAGTACTGACTTTACTAAACTGCTAGATTTCTTAATGATTGACTTCGAGTATTTAAGTTTCCTTCCATATATATTTCTAATCATTTTCTTACTCTTGGATTTTTTGTCCTTTTCCCATCGTTCCTACTTGCTAGAAGTTTGTCTATTGCCTTACGAAATCTACCTTTTTTAACTATTTCATTGAGGTGTGGTTTTATCTTTattaaagcatttattttcttttctttgggtttatattattatttttcctgtctGAATTCAATGTATAATTTTTGTTCTAGTTTTATTGTCTTCTAAGAATCACTTTTTCTGTACAGATTTATTCTTTAACTCCAAAATTACttagaaacttattttaaatttctaaatcatGTTGGAGTGCTACTTTtagttgttttcatttctatttttactgcATTGCACTGAAAACAATTAGGGAGGGCCTGAATATTTCCCTCTGGGAATTTATTGCAATTTTCTTTGTAACCATATATATAGtccattaaaaaatattacataaatctTAGAAAATAACGCATAGTATCTTTGTGGGAGAAAACATTATTTGTCTATGGCTATTAATGAaatctgtcaattttattttcaaacccTCCATAAAAGTGTTTCTTGAATGCTGAAATATAACATAGGACTTAATAACCAAAAAAGGGATTATATATAGAGTGAACAATTTTCATTATCTTACTAAGATTTCTGTGTAATTCCAAAGGCTTCTTTATaagcaaatatatacattttaataaattatctctgaaaataactttctaaatatgtctttaaaaaaaaccctcagttTTGGATGAACACTTCCATTATAACTTTCTCTTTCAATAACACCTTTTTTAGATTATAAGCATAGTCTTTCTTCCCAGTACAAATAGCATATTAAGTAAATGAGTGTTTTGCCTGAAGATTTTCCTCACATAACAATCCTAGGGTTGCTTGTACTGAGTGCTCAGGTGTAAACAATAACCTACGACTGACTGCAGGCTTTCCCACACTCATTACTCTGCTAAGGTTTCCTTTCTGAAATGAGTTTTCCGATGTCGAATTAAGGATGTACTATGACAAAAGACATTACCACACTTATTACATTGATAGAGTCTCTACCTTGTATGTATTCGCTTATGTTTAGTCAGAGCTGAGCTTAAGCTGAAggatttcccacattcattacactggtagggtttctctcctgtatgcGTCCTCTGATGTCGAATTAGTGAGGTTCTATAGCAAAACAGTTTCTGACATTCATTACATCGATAGGGTTTCACACCAGAGTGAATTTTTAGATGTTCAGTAAGGTGTGTACTTCGACTGAaggtttttccacattctttacaaacatagggcttctctccagtatgagttcTCTGGTGTTCAGTAAGATGTGCACTCCGATTGAAGGCCTTTCCACATGCATTACACTcatagggtttttctccagtatgaattctttgaTGTTGAATGAAGGCTGGGGTATGGCTgaaagctttcccacattcattacattcatatggtttctctcctgtgtgggTTCTCTGATGTCGGATTAGTGATGTACTGTGGCAAAAAACTTTCCGACATTCCTTACACTGGTAGGATTTTTCCTCAGAATGAATTCCCTGATGTTCAATTAGGTGTGTGCTGCGGCTGAAGGTTTTTCCACATTCAGTACATTCATATGGTTTCTTTCCAGTATGAATTCTATGATGTTGAGTAAGGGCAGAGATATGGCTgaaagctttcccacattcattacaaggatagggtttttctccagtatggaTTCTCTCATGATTTCTAAGGGATGACCTATGACTAAAGGTTTTTTCACATTCATTACACTCATAAGGTTTCTCCCCAGTATGGACTCTTTGATGCTGAATAAGATTAGTGCTCTGACtaaaagctttcccacattcattacattcataaggtttctctccagtgtgtaTTCCTTGATGTTGAATAAGATTAGTGTTCCGGGTAAAGGACTTACCACATATtttacattcataaggtttctctcTGATATGTGTTTTCTGATGCTGGGTCAGGGATGCAATACAAGTGTAGCCTTTCCCACATTCAATACAGACGTGTGGGTTCACTGTCATATAAATTTTCTCAGATTCCATCAGTACTGAACTAtggctttacatttatttattttttcatttttgtgggtaTGTAATAGGTGTTggcttttcattcatttccagaATAAGTAAAGTTTGAGATACAAATGCATCCTTTCTTAtatctaataaattatttttcattcatgagtttcttttgaaaaaatccaCTACAGCAGAATTATGCTTCAGGTTCCTACCATTGATGTCATAGTTACAGTAGTCCTGCCTTATCCACAGTTccactttccatggtttcagttatccATGGGCAATTGTGGTCAAAAATATTatatggaaaattccagaaataaacaattcataactTTTAAATGGTGTGGTTTTCTGAGTACTGTGATGAAATCTTGTGTGATCTGCTCTGTCCTGCCTGGGCTGTGAATCATTTCTTTGTCCAGTATATCTATACTGTATGTACTACCTACCCATTTGTCATTTAGTAGCTCATACTAAGAACCTGGTTAGGGTTTGGTACATCAGTGATTTCAGGCATTCTCTGGGGATCTTGAAATGTATCCCCCATGAATAAGTGGGGACTACTGTATGAggtctttttcttataaaaactCTCAGTTGTTTAAAAAGCTTTGGTTTTTGATTAAATGTTTCCTCGAAGTTGTTATATTCATGATCATCCTTTTGACTTGCTCTTTCTTGTAATCTGGTTATACTGGTGTTTCTCAAACTGGTCATCAAATTCGAGTTCTTCTAATGTGAAGTATTAGGAAccatcatttgaaaaaaaattctaacatcATATgatgacattattttgtttttcagaaattctCTGCTTTCGAGTGGATGCTCTGACTTTGGATATAGTATCCAGGATTAAGTAGAAgatattatctttttcttctgaaatacaAAGGCAGAAAACAAGGCTCAGTCATcagttacagaaaataaaatagtgctatgataaaatgtaaaatctttcaATATAAGTGCTGATTAATAGGGAAGTTTAAAGGTGAAATGGATCAATATATATATGTCTGGAAAACACTGTTTCTCTACTCACAATATTTCTGACAAATTGTATAGCCACAGCCTATTCTTCTCTATAACTCATACTTAACACACTTCTGTGTGCAaatgtgtggggttttttccATTCTGACCAATTCTCCAACTCTCTGGACACCAACTAGATATCCTACAATTTACTCTAATTCCAACACTACCTACCTGGAGTAAGCATCATATCCCTCAAGttaaagggctcagtcccacaagactgcctccACTTCAGATGATGATCACAAGCTGGTCCTCCCatacttctgaccaactggctacaAGTTGAGGGTTCCTATAACCCCTCCTCCTCTggttcaataatttgctagaatggctcacagaactcaggaaaacactttacttacatttaccagtttattataaaggatacaattCAGGAAAAGCCATTCAAGGGGAGATGCAC
The nucleotide sequence above comes from Pongo pygmaeus isolate AG05252 chromosome 13, NHGRI_mPonPyg2-v2.0_pri, whole genome shotgun sequence. Encoded proteins:
- the ZNF883 gene encoding zinc finger protein 883, coding for MESEKIYMTVNPHVCIECGKGYTCIASLTQHQKTHIREKPYECKICGKSFTRNTNLIQHQGIHTGEKPYECNECGKAFSQSTNLIQHQRVHTGEKPYECNECEKTFSHRSSLRNHERIHTGEKPYPCNECGKAFSHISALTQHHRIHTGKKPYECTECGKTFSRSTHLIEHQGIHSEEKSYQCKECRKVFCHSTSLIRHQRTHTGEKPYECNECGKAFSHTPAFIQHQRIHTGEKPYECNACGKAFNRSAHLTEHQRTHTGEKPYVCKECGKTFSRSTHLTEHLKIHSGVKPYRCNECQKLFCYRTSLIRHQRTHTGEKPYQCNECGKSFSLSSALTKHKRIHTR